One stretch of Amycolatopsis sp. NBC_00345 DNA includes these proteins:
- a CDS encoding DUF1152 domain-containing protein, whose translation MGSEDYFPERTLARWLDSQGRPSTVHAFPRTGARPLREAYRALVRHLGVDAIVLVDGGTDILMRGDEAGLGTPEEDMTSLAAVSGIEDVDRLVVCLGFGIDAYHGVCHAHVLENLAALDRAGGYLGALSIPSASPEARSYVEAVAHAQAATPMRPSIVNGQIAASLRGEFGNVPFTTRTEGSELFVNPLMGLYFAVDLPALAASVGYLAQLADTETMIDVMLTIEAHRDTVIHRPRRVFPH comes from the coding sequence GTGGGCAGCGAGGACTACTTCCCCGAGCGCACGCTGGCGCGGTGGCTGGACAGCCAGGGCCGGCCTTCGACCGTGCACGCGTTCCCGCGCACCGGCGCCCGGCCGCTGCGCGAGGCGTACCGCGCGCTGGTGCGGCACCTGGGCGTCGACGCGATCGTGCTGGTGGACGGCGGTACCGACATCCTGATGCGCGGCGACGAGGCCGGCCTCGGCACCCCCGAAGAGGACATGACCAGCCTCGCCGCGGTGTCCGGCATCGAGGACGTGGACCGGCTGGTGGTCTGCCTCGGCTTCGGCATCGACGCCTACCACGGCGTTTGCCACGCGCACGTCCTGGAGAACCTGGCCGCGCTCGACCGGGCCGGCGGGTACCTCGGCGCGCTGTCGATCCCGTCGGCCTCGCCCGAAGCGCGGTCGTACGTCGAGGCCGTCGCCCACGCGCAGGCCGCCACGCCGATGCGGCCGAGCATCGTGAACGGCCAGATCGCGGCGTCGCTGCGGGGCGAGTTCGGGAACGTGCCCTTCACCACGCGCACCGAGGGCAGCGAGCTGTTCGTGAACCCGTTGATGGGCCTGTACTTCGCCGTCGACCTGCCCGCGCTCGCCGCGTCCGTCGGCTACCTGGCGCAACTCGCGGACACCGAGACGATGATCGACGTGATGCTCACCATCGAAGCCCACCGCGACACCGTCATCCACCGGCCCCGGCGTGTCTTCCCGCACTGA
- a CDS encoding ABC transporter permease: MNAVWRVARAAVRRRRLQTIVIGIVVLVSTATMVLALGLLTTASAPFDRAHAQQNGAHLIVTYDNAVVPDDRLAQTAVRPGVEAAAGPFGQTRLQAVDEENGFRGPSLTTVGRADPGGAVDRLTVWQGRWATGSGEIVLNQPPGELGPRQLGSRVESPGHPALTVVGFAFSVSASADAWVSPAQLTELGPTATQMLYRFTSAATADELRADQAVVTAGLPPKATLGSASYLALREAAGSESGVYIPFLVVFGILGLAVSVLIVANVISGAVVAGVRNIGMLKALGFTPNQVMAVYLVMVAVPSAFGCVLGTVAGNLVAGPLLADAFQGFGVTDVGVALWVDALALVGMPMVVVLAALVSALRARRLPAARAISVGAAPRAGRALVVQRWLSGTRLPRSVSLGLGVPLARPARTALTLAAIVLGVVTVTLASGVTLSVTAYRNAVAPSYSDRVGLMAGTSSEPLPPRQSRPRPPKLGDAQDEALLRSTPGAVHVAATSRQEAGVTGGPAATVVFYRGDGADLGPQVLSGHWPDGPGQVAVPSRFLNQRGLAIGDTVTLELGGHRAPVRIVGLVLANNAFQIFAGWATLGQLAPGTRADGYQVQLAPGTDQQAYLNAVTAGDPGLQLAPPRDNSSSQATVLISAATLLTLVLGVVAALGVFNTVVLNARERRRDLGTLKSIGMTPRQVTVMMVTSMGALGVVGGLLGLPLGVVAHQLIAPAMMAASQSDTLAVVTDVYRPPLLVLLALAGIAIAVLGALVPARSAARTTIAEVLHNE; this comes from the coding sequence GTGAACGCGGTGTGGCGGGTCGCGCGGGCGGCGGTGCGGCGGCGCCGGCTCCAGACGATCGTGATCGGCATCGTGGTCCTGGTTTCCACGGCGACGATGGTGCTGGCGCTGGGATTGCTGACGACGGCGTCGGCCCCGTTCGACCGGGCCCACGCCCAGCAGAACGGCGCGCACCTGATCGTGACGTACGACAACGCGGTGGTGCCGGACGACCGGCTCGCCCAGACCGCCGTCCGGCCCGGGGTCGAGGCAGCGGCCGGGCCGTTCGGCCAGACGCGGCTCCAAGCGGTGGACGAGGAAAACGGGTTCCGCGGGCCCAGCCTGACCACGGTCGGGCGCGCGGACCCCGGCGGTGCGGTGGACCGGCTGACCGTCTGGCAGGGGCGCTGGGCCACCGGCTCCGGCGAGATCGTGCTGAACCAGCCGCCCGGCGAACTCGGGCCCAGGCAGCTGGGTTCCCGCGTGGAGTCCCCCGGGCACCCAGCGCTCACCGTCGTCGGTTTCGCCTTCTCCGTGAGCGCGTCCGCCGACGCCTGGGTCAGCCCCGCCCAGCTGACGGAGCTGGGGCCGACCGCCACCCAGATGCTGTACCGCTTCACCAGCGCCGCAACCGCCGACGAGCTCCGGGCGGACCAGGCCGTGGTGACGGCCGGGCTGCCCCCGAAGGCGACGCTCGGCTCGGCGTCGTACCTCGCCCTGCGGGAGGCGGCCGGCTCCGAGTCCGGGGTGTACATCCCGTTCCTGGTCGTCTTCGGGATCCTCGGCCTGGCGGTGTCGGTCCTGATCGTCGCCAACGTGATCAGCGGGGCGGTCGTGGCGGGAGTCCGGAACATCGGGATGCTCAAGGCCCTCGGCTTCACCCCGAACCAGGTGATGGCGGTCTACCTGGTGATGGTCGCCGTTCCGTCCGCGTTCGGCTGCGTGCTGGGCACGGTCGCCGGCAACCTCGTCGCGGGGCCGCTGCTGGCCGACGCGTTCCAGGGCTTCGGCGTGACCGACGTCGGTGTCGCCCTTTGGGTGGACGCCCTCGCGCTGGTGGGCATGCCGATGGTGGTGGTGCTCGCCGCGCTCGTCTCGGCGCTGCGGGCCCGCCGGCTGCCCGCCGCACGCGCGATCAGCGTCGGCGCCGCGCCCCGGGCCGGCCGCGCGCTCGTGGTCCAGCGGTGGCTCAGCGGCACGCGGCTGCCGCGCTCGGTCAGCCTCGGCCTCGGCGTGCCGCTCGCGCGCCCGGCCCGGACCGCGCTGACCCTGGCCGCCATCGTCCTCGGCGTCGTGACCGTGACCCTCGCGAGCGGCGTGACGCTTTCCGTTACCGCGTACCGAAACGCGGTCGCCCCGTCCTACTCCGACCGGGTCGGGCTGATGGCGGGGACGTCCAGTGAGCCCCTGCCACCAAGGCAATCGCGGCCGCGCCCACCGAAGCTGGGCGACGCGCAGGACGAGGCCCTGCTGCGCTCGACACCGGGCGCGGTCCACGTCGCGGCGACGTCCCGGCAGGAGGCCGGCGTGACCGGCGGACCGGCGGCCACCGTCGTCTTCTACCGCGGCGACGGCGCGGACCTCGGCCCACAAGTCCTCAGTGGACACTGGCCGGACGGACCCGGCCAGGTGGCGGTCCCGTCCCGGTTCCTGAACCAGCGCGGCCTGGCGATCGGCGACACCGTCACGCTGGAGCTGGGCGGCCACCGCGCGCCGGTGCGGATCGTCGGGCTCGTGCTGGCCAACAACGCCTTCCAGATCTTCGCCGGCTGGGCGACGCTCGGGCAGCTGGCGCCGGGCACCCGCGCCGACGGCTACCAGGTCCAGCTGGCCCCCGGCACCGACCAGCAGGCGTACCTGAACGCCGTGACGGCCGGCGACCCGGGGCTGCAGCTCGCTCCACCGCGCGACAACAGCTCGTCCCAGGCCACGGTCCTGATCAGTGCCGCGACCCTGCTGACGCTGGTGCTCGGCGTCGTCGCGGCGCTCGGCGTCTTCAACACCGTGGTCCTCAACGCCCGCGAACGCCGCCGTGACCTGGGCACGCTCAAGTCGATCGGGATGACACCACGCCAGGTCACGGTGATGATGGTGACGTCCATGGGCGCGCTCGGCGTGGTGGGCGGGCTGCTCGGGCTGCCCCTCGGCGTCGTGGCGCACCAGCTGATCGCCCCGGCCATGATGGCGGCGAGCCAGTCCGACACTCTCGCCGTCGTGACGGACGTGTACCGCCCGCCGCTGCTCGTCCTGCTCGCACTGGCCGGGATCGCCATCGCCGTGCTCGGCGCCCTGGTCCCCGCCAGGTCCGCGGCCCGGACGACGATCGCCGAGGTGCTGCACAACGAGTGA
- a CDS encoding ABC transporter ATP-binding protein — protein sequence MSQENSRAQVVVELTAVRKEYSDSAALDGLSLKIHAGEAVAVMGPSGSGKSTLLNVVAGLDRPTSGSVVVHGEDLGKLNETGLALFRRRRIGMIFQFFNLLDDLPALDNVALAAQLTGTPAAPARKRALELLGELGIAGRRNIYPAQLSGGERQRVAVARALMNRPALLLADEPTGALDSRSGEQVMDLLLDLNQIGQTLLLVTHDERLATHCATRLVEVVDGRVARESTLGRTP from the coding sequence GTGAGCCAGGAAAACAGCAGGGCGCAGGTGGTCGTCGAGCTGACCGCCGTGCGGAAGGAGTACAGCGACTCGGCCGCGCTGGACGGGCTGTCGCTGAAGATCCACGCCGGCGAGGCGGTCGCGGTGATGGGGCCGTCGGGCAGCGGGAAGTCCACCCTGCTGAACGTGGTGGCCGGGCTGGACCGGCCGACGTCCGGGTCCGTGGTCGTGCACGGCGAAGACCTGGGGAAGCTGAACGAAACCGGTCTCGCGCTGTTCCGCCGCCGCCGGATCGGCATGATCTTCCAGTTCTTCAACCTGCTCGACGACCTTCCGGCGCTGGACAACGTGGCGCTGGCCGCCCAGCTGACCGGGACACCCGCCGCGCCGGCCCGCAAACGCGCGCTGGAACTGCTCGGCGAGCTCGGCATCGCCGGGCGGCGGAACATCTACCCGGCCCAGCTCAGCGGTGGGGAACGGCAGCGCGTCGCGGTCGCGCGGGCGCTGATGAACCGGCCCGCCCTGCTGCTGGCCGACGAGCCGACGGGGGCGCTGGACAGCCGGTCCGGCGAGCAGGTGATGGACCTCCTGCTCGACCTCAACCAGATCGGCCAGACGCTCCTATTGGTGACGCACGACGAACGGCTCGCCACCCATTGCGCGACCCGCCTGGTCGAAGTCGTCGACGGCCGCGTCGCGCGCGAGAGCACGCTGGGGCGGACACCGTGA
- a CDS encoding sensor histidine kinase: MYALAPLDDAKSLTAWDSETVWEPGVIWPVVAALAAVVALVFAVRAGRARRAFAKALEERGWLLERERESAAQGAVGAERARIARELHDIVSHNVSLMVVQAGAARRVLDAEPGQAAEALLAVEAAGRDTMTELRHLLGVLAPPADGGEPGELSPQPSLSRLSPLVDRIAFAGLPVEVRISGEPRPLPSGVDLTAYRIIQEALTNALKHGDGSKAEVLVRYTDHYLRVEVLNSGPSVLSGDRPAPAEPQDGRGLLGLRQRVRVFGGDLDARRRLGGGFRVRARIPLEHP, encoded by the coding sequence ATGTACGCGCTGGCCCCGCTGGATGATGCGAAGTCCTTGACGGCCTGGGACAGTGAAACCGTGTGGGAGCCCGGGGTGATCTGGCCGGTCGTCGCGGCGCTGGCCGCGGTGGTGGCGCTGGTGTTCGCGGTCCGCGCCGGCCGGGCCCGCCGCGCGTTCGCCAAGGCGCTGGAGGAACGCGGCTGGCTGCTGGAGCGTGAGCGGGAAAGCGCGGCGCAGGGCGCGGTCGGCGCCGAGCGGGCCCGGATCGCCCGGGAACTGCACGACATCGTCAGCCACAACGTCAGCCTCATGGTGGTCCAGGCCGGGGCCGCCCGCCGGGTGCTGGACGCGGAGCCCGGCCAGGCCGCCGAAGCGCTGCTGGCCGTCGAGGCCGCCGGCCGGGACACGATGACCGAACTGCGGCACCTGCTCGGTGTGCTCGCCCCGCCGGCCGACGGCGGGGAACCGGGCGAGCTGTCCCCGCAGCCCAGCCTGAGCCGGCTCAGCCCGCTGGTCGACCGGATCGCGTTCGCCGGGCTGCCGGTGGAGGTGCGTATCTCCGGCGAGCCGCGGCCGCTGCCGTCCGGAGTGGACCTGACGGCGTACCGGATCATCCAGGAGGCGCTGACCAACGCGCTCAAACACGGCGACGGGTCGAAGGCCGAGGTGCTGGTCCGCTACACCGACCACTACCTGCGCGTGGAGGTGCTCAACAGCGGCCCCAGTGTGCTTTCCGGCGATCGCCCCGCTCCGGCCGAGCCGCAGGACGGCCGCGGTCTGCTCGGGCTGCGGCAGCGCGTGCGGGTCTTCGGCGGCGACCTGGACGCCCGGCGGCGGCTCGGCGGCGGGTTCCGGGTCCGCGCCCGGATCCCGCTGGAACACCCGTGA
- a CDS encoding response regulator transcription factor has translation MTAAAPRVVIADDQALVRTGFRMILASGGIDVVGEAADGAEAVSMDRALRPDVVLMDVRMPNVDGLEATRRILAQSPACRVLMLTTFDLDRYVYAALAVGASGFLLKDVTPEHLVAAVRLVNTGDALLAPSITRRLVERFASGPVAAPAVHRDLTALTPRELEVLTLLGRGRSNAELATTLTLSEATVKTHVARIFAKLALRDRAQAVVLAYETGLVAPGDGV, from the coding sequence GTGACCGCCGCCGCGCCCCGGGTGGTCATCGCCGACGACCAGGCGCTCGTGCGCACCGGCTTCCGGATGATCCTCGCTTCGGGCGGGATCGACGTCGTCGGCGAGGCGGCCGACGGGGCCGAGGCCGTGTCGATGGACCGCGCGCTGCGACCGGACGTCGTCCTGATGGACGTCCGCATGCCGAACGTCGACGGCCTGGAGGCCACGCGGCGGATCCTCGCGCAGTCACCCGCCTGCCGCGTGCTGATGCTGACCACCTTCGACCTCGACCGTTACGTGTACGCCGCTCTCGCCGTCGGTGCCAGCGGCTTCCTGCTGAAGGACGTGACCCCGGAACACCTCGTCGCGGCGGTGCGGCTGGTCAACACCGGCGACGCCCTGCTCGCCCCGTCGATCACCCGGCGGCTGGTCGAGCGTTTCGCGTCCGGTCCCGTGGCGGCGCCGGCCGTCCACCGGGACCTCACCGCGCTGACGCCCCGGGAGCTGGAAGTCCTGACGCTGCTGGGCCGGGGCCGGTCGAACGCCGAGCTGGCCACGACGCTGACCCTCAGCGAGGCGACGGTCAAGACGCACGTGGCGCGCATCTTCGCCAAGCTGGCCCTCCGCGACCGTGCGCAAGCCGTTGTCCTCGCTTACGAAACCGGCCTCGTCGCCCCCGGAGACGGCGTGTGA
- a CDS encoding FAD-dependent monooxygenase — MRDVLISGAGIAGPALAHCLRHRGFRVTVVERTAAPREGGQAVDVRGVALDVVDRMGLGEPVRAARTRMKGMSMMDGSGTELFRSEDFAYTSGRLDSEDVELLRDDLIAMLHEATKDSVEYVFDDSITALHQEEHSVRVEFERGGFRTFDLVIGADGVHSAVRRLAFGPEAGFTTHLGQYLAIFPTPNLLGLDNWQVWFRDEDARAGGVAYPVRDNTELRVTLGFMAEPLTYDYRNTLQQKEIVAERLAGAGWEVPKLLAAMADAPNFYFDAMAQIHMDHWTNGRVALVGDAGYCASALSGQGTSLALVGAYVLADELGRPGVDHTAAFAAYERRLRPFVELNQALATENPGGPAAEESVERAKNGITLDAEMVG, encoded by the coding sequence ATGCGCGACGTCCTGATCTCCGGAGCCGGCATCGCCGGCCCGGCACTGGCCCACTGCCTGCGTCACCGGGGCTTCAGGGTGACCGTGGTGGAGCGGACGGCGGCTCCGCGCGAGGGCGGCCAGGCCGTCGACGTCCGCGGCGTCGCGCTCGACGTGGTGGACCGGATGGGCCTGGGCGAGCCGGTGCGGGCCGCGCGCACCCGGATGAAGGGAATGTCCATGATGGACGGTTCAGGCACCGAGCTGTTCCGCTCCGAGGACTTCGCTTACACCAGCGGACGGCTCGACAGCGAGGACGTCGAACTGCTGCGCGACGACCTGATCGCGATGCTGCACGAAGCCACGAAGGACAGCGTCGAGTACGTGTTCGACGACTCGATCACCGCGCTGCACCAGGAAGAACACAGCGTGCGCGTGGAGTTCGAACGCGGCGGCTTCCGCACCTTCGATCTCGTCATCGGCGCGGACGGCGTCCACTCGGCCGTGCGGCGCCTCGCCTTCGGGCCGGAGGCGGGGTTCACCACGCACCTGGGCCAGTACCTGGCGATCTTCCCGACGCCGAACCTCCTGGGCCTGGACAATTGGCAGGTGTGGTTCCGCGACGAAGACGCCCGCGCCGGCGGTGTCGCCTACCCGGTGCGCGACAACACCGAGCTGCGGGTCACGCTCGGCTTCATGGCCGAGCCGCTGACCTACGACTACCGGAACACCTTGCAGCAGAAGGAAATCGTCGCCGAACGGCTGGCCGGCGCCGGCTGGGAGGTGCCGAAGCTGCTCGCCGCGATGGCCGACGCCCCGAACTTCTACTTCGACGCCATGGCCCAGATCCACATGGACCACTGGACCAACGGCCGCGTCGCGCTCGTCGGCGACGCGGGCTACTGCGCGTCCGCGCTTTCGGGCCAGGGCACCAGCCTCGCGCTCGTCGGCGCCTACGTGCTGGCCGACGAACTCGGCCGCCCCGGCGTGGACCACACCGCGGCCTTCGCCGCCTACGAGCGGCGTCTGCGCCCGTTCGTCGAGCTGAACCAAGCGCTGGCAACGGAGAATCCGGGTGGCCCGGCCGCCGAGGAATCGGTGGAACGGGCGAAGAACGGCATCACCCTCGACGCCGAGATGGTCGGCTGA
- a CDS encoding TetR/AcrR family transcriptional regulator: protein MTAEPRYLTIAAELRRRISDGELVPGAKAPSTRGLAAEHGVATATAAKALGVLVQEGLLRAEPRSGTVVAGGLGEKPARRPAPRGRSEELTRGRIVRAALDIADHEGLAVLSMRGVAARLGVAPMSPYRHVASKDELVVLMADAAYGERGYPARPPSGWRARLELGGRTLWSLYRRHPWLAQLAPVTRPMPLPNLAVHAEWVLSALDEFGLDAAQLCDLHVLLFSFVQGIAIHLEREQQALGSSGLSEDDWMATQEPALSAIIGSGRYPVFGRMLATLSTEGYDLVLDEVFELGLRSLLDGLALRLEGR from the coding sequence GTGACAGCCGAGCCGCGGTACCTGACCATCGCCGCCGAACTCCGGCGCCGGATCTCCGACGGGGAGCTGGTCCCGGGCGCGAAGGCGCCGTCGACCCGTGGGCTCGCCGCCGAGCACGGAGTCGCGACGGCGACCGCGGCGAAGGCGCTGGGTGTGCTCGTCCAAGAGGGGCTGCTCCGCGCCGAACCGCGCTCGGGCACCGTCGTCGCCGGTGGGCTGGGGGAGAAGCCCGCCCGCCGGCCCGCGCCGCGCGGCCGTTCGGAGGAGCTGACCCGCGGCCGGATCGTCCGGGCCGCGCTCGACATCGCCGACCACGAAGGGCTGGCGGTGCTGTCGATGCGCGGCGTCGCGGCCCGGCTCGGCGTCGCGCCGATGTCGCCGTACCGCCACGTCGCGAGCAAGGACGAGTTGGTCGTCCTGATGGCCGATGCGGCGTACGGCGAGCGTGGTTACCCGGCGCGGCCGCCGTCCGGCTGGCGGGCGCGGCTGGAACTGGGCGGGCGGACGTTGTGGTCGCTGTACCGGCGGCACCCGTGGCTCGCCCAGCTCGCGCCGGTCACCCGGCCGATGCCGCTGCCGAACCTGGCCGTGCACGCGGAATGGGTACTGTCCGCATTGGACGAATTCGGCCTCGACGCGGCGCAGCTGTGCGATCTGCACGTGCTGCTCTTCAGTTTCGTGCAGGGCATCGCGATCCACCTCGAACGCGAGCAGCAGGCGCTCGGCAGCTCCGGGCTGTCCGAGGACGACTGGATGGCCACCCAGGAACCGGCCCTCTCGGCGATCATCGGCTCCGGCCGTTACCCGGTGTTCGGCCGGATGCTCGCCACGCTGTCCACCGAGGGGTACGACCTCGTCCTGGACGAGGTGTTCGAACTCGGCCTGCGTTCCCTCCTGGACGGCCTAGCGCTGCGTCTCGAAGGCCGCTGA
- a CDS encoding class I SAM-dependent methyltransferase — MTTESTQFWENRYQNTDPSWGTRPNAVFADVVPALCPESGTALDLGCGHGGDARWLAARGWRVTAVDVSETALARIAEAAEADGVTERLTVACHDLSRSFPEGAFDLVSASYFHSPVEFPRERVLRRAAEAVVPGGLLLVVDHGSAAPWSWNRDQVFPTPQETADELDLGPGWHAERLDAPRRTATGPDGQVAEVTDNVIALRRER, encoded by the coding sequence ATGACCACCGAAAGCACGCAGTTCTGGGAAAATCGCTACCAGAACACGGATCCCAGCTGGGGCACCCGGCCCAACGCGGTCTTCGCCGACGTCGTCCCCGCGTTGTGCCCCGAGTCGGGCACGGCGTTGGATCTGGGCTGCGGCCACGGTGGCGACGCGCGGTGGCTCGCCGCGCGGGGCTGGCGCGTCACGGCTGTCGACGTGTCGGAGACGGCGCTGGCGCGGATCGCCGAAGCGGCTGAGGCCGACGGGGTGACCGAGCGGCTCACCGTGGCCTGTCACGATCTTTCCCGCAGTTTCCCGGAAGGCGCGTTCGACCTGGTGTCCGCCAGTTACTTCCACAGCCCGGTGGAGTTCCCGCGCGAGCGGGTCCTGCGCCGGGCGGCCGAGGCGGTTGTCCCCGGCGGGCTGCTGCTCGTCGTCGACCACGGGTCGGCCGCGCCGTGGTCCTGGAACCGCGACCAGGTTTTCCCCACCCCGCAGGAGACCGCCGACGAGCTGGACCTCGGGCCGGGCTGGCACGCCGAGCGGCTCGACGCGCCCCGTCGCACCGCCACCGGCCCGGACGGCCAGGTCGCCGAGGTGACCGACAACGTCATCGCCCTGCGCCGCGAGCGGTGA
- a CDS encoding choice-of-anchor P family protein gives MRSALLRGRTFVVAAPALALLATAAPSAVAADSPAGSAYGASASVSLLAGVLGDKGISVETGKLAPSSTDGPTSASVVDVPLKGLVTAKAVTSSAKQDGDSGPVQSKAAIVDATLPVLAPLAGSTPKASVISSECKSTSDGITASSDIANLDLGRIGKLPVGTGPNQKIGVPGVLQVIVNEQVKHADGSLTVNALHVKLLGGKTLGALGSGDIVLASSTCGKVAPAVVTTPTAPAKPPAQGPGQVTVVPAGAPETGDGTLAAVTEQ, from the coding sequence ATGCGCTCTGCCCTGCTGCGCGGACGGACCTTCGTGGTCGCTGCTCCGGCGCTGGCCCTGCTCGCCACCGCCGCCCCTTCGGCGGTCGCCGCCGACTCGCCGGCCGGGTCGGCGTACGGGGCCTCCGCCTCGGTCTCCCTGCTTGCGGGAGTGCTGGGGGACAAGGGAATCTCCGTGGAGACGGGCAAGCTCGCGCCGTCCAGCACCGACGGGCCCACCTCGGCCTCGGTCGTGGACGTGCCGCTGAAGGGCCTGGTCACCGCCAAGGCCGTCACCAGCTCCGCGAAGCAGGACGGCGACAGCGGGCCGGTGCAGTCCAAGGCCGCCATCGTCGACGCCACGCTGCCGGTGCTGGCGCCGCTCGCGGGCAGCACGCCCAAGGCCAGCGTGATCAGCTCCGAGTGCAAGTCGACCTCCGACGGCATCACCGCGTCGTCCGACATCGCGAACCTCGACCTCGGCCGGATCGGCAAGCTGCCGGTCGGCACGGGCCCGAACCAGAAGATCGGCGTGCCCGGGGTCCTGCAGGTGATCGTGAACGAGCAGGTCAAGCACGCCGACGGCAGCCTCACCGTGAACGCGCTGCACGTGAAGCTCCTGGGCGGCAAGACGCTCGGCGCGCTGGGCAGCGGCGACATCGTGCTCGCGTCGTCCACCTGCGGCAAGGTCGCGCCGGCCGTGGTCACCACCCCGACCGCGCCCGCGAAGCCGCCGGCCCAGGGACCGGGCCAGGTCACCGTCGTGCCCGCGGGCGCGCCGGAGACCGGTGACGGCACCCTGGCCGCGGTGACCGAGCAGTGA
- a CDS encoding class F sortase produces the protein MTRSRFGLFALLLALVANFALIGCGSPAPAQQAPAAAAPAVGLSRSVPVSVDVPSIDAHSSLVPLGLNQDKTVQVPPVDQPLQAGWYSYGPTPGQVGPAVVLGHIDGNHQKGIFWRLHEVKKGDQIVVGRQDGSKATFTVSKVDQIAKQSFPTEAVYGNTTAPEIRLITCGGAFDASAHSYLDNIIVYGSLDT, from the coding sequence GTGACCCGTTCCCGGTTCGGGCTCTTCGCCCTGCTGCTCGCGCTCGTCGCGAACTTCGCGCTGATCGGCTGCGGTTCGCCGGCGCCGGCGCAGCAGGCACCCGCGGCCGCCGCCCCGGCCGTCGGGCTGTCGCGCTCGGTCCCGGTGTCGGTCGACGTGCCGAGCATCGACGCGCACTCCTCGCTGGTGCCGCTCGGCCTCAACCAGGACAAGACGGTGCAGGTGCCGCCGGTCGACCAGCCGCTGCAGGCGGGCTGGTACTCCTACGGCCCGACGCCCGGCCAGGTCGGCCCCGCCGTGGTGCTCGGGCACATCGACGGCAACCACCAGAAGGGCATCTTCTGGCGGCTGCACGAGGTGAAGAAGGGCGACCAGATCGTGGTCGGCCGGCAGGATGGGTCGAAGGCCACCTTCACCGTGAGCAAAGTGGACCAGATCGCGAAGCAGTCGTTCCCCACCGAAGCCGTGTACGGGAACACCACCGCGCCGGAGATCCGGCTGATCACCTGCGGCGGCGCGTTCGACGCTTCGGCCCACAGCTATCTCGACAACATCATCGTCTACGGCTCGCTCGACACCTGA